The region GAAACGGGAGATATTGGATTTCTGCGTGCCGACTCGCTGAGCCAGTTCTTCCTGTGTAATATTGAGCCGATTTCGGACGTCAATGATTTGCGCAATCAGTTCATAGCGCGGTTTCAGCTTTTCGTATTCCGCCTTAAATTCTTCATCTTTCATCAGCCGGTTGTGGACTTCCTCAAATCGTATACCTGCTTTACGCATCCTGACACCTTCTTTCATAATCAAGTTTATAGTTTCGTGCTCGTTCAAGTTCATGCTCCGGCGTTTTATCCGTCTTTTTGACAAAACCATACAATAACACGAATTTATTTTTATCAAATAAAAAATAAAATATCCT is a window of Oscillospiraceae bacterium DNA encoding:
- a CDS encoding helix-turn-helix transcriptional regulator; translation: MRKAGIRFEEVHNRLMKDEEFKAEYEKLKPRYELIAQIIDVRNRLNITQEELAQRVGTQKSNISRFESGSYNPSLDFITKIARSLGKEIHISLH